One window of the Thermodesulfomicrobium sp. WS genome contains the following:
- a CDS encoding thiazole synthase, protein MMDDFWELGGRRLTSRLFLGTGKFGDESQIPAVCAAAKAEVITVALRRVDLDAPDVGVLAHVPKHMILLPNTSGARSADEAVRLARLARAMGCGNWVKIEIIRDARHLLPDNEATIRATEVLAQEGFVVLPYMNPDLYAARALVAAGAAAVMPLGAPIGSNRGLATREMIGILLEEITEVPIIVDAGLGRPSHAAEAMEMGAAACLVNTAIATAEDPVTMAQAFALGVQAGRLAYLSGMPAARWQASASSPLTGFVGEL, encoded by the coding sequence ATGATGGACGATTTCTGGGAGCTCGGCGGTCGGCGTCTGACCAGCCGGCTGTTTTTGGGCACAGGCAAGTTCGGCGATGAGTCGCAGATTCCGGCGGTATGCGCGGCCGCCAAGGCCGAGGTCATCACCGTGGCCTTGCGGCGGGTGGATCTGGACGCCCCGGATGTCGGGGTGCTGGCCCATGTCCCCAAGCATATGATCCTGCTGCCCAATACCTCCGGGGCGCGCAGTGCGGACGAGGCCGTGCGCCTGGCGCGCCTGGCCCGGGCCATGGGCTGCGGCAATTGGGTGAAGATCGAGATCATTCGCGACGCCCGCCATCTGCTTCCGGACAACGAGGCCACCATCCGGGCGACGGAGGTCTTGGCGCAGGAGGGCTTCGTGGTGCTGCCCTACATGAATCCGGATCTCTACGCCGCCCGCGCCCTGGTGGCCGCCGGCGCGGCGGCGGTCATGCCTTTGGGCGCACCCATCGGCTCCAATCGCGGGCTTGCCACGCGGGAGATGATCGGCATCCTGCTGGAAGAAATCACCGAGGTCCCCATCATCGTGGACGCCGGCCTTGGTCGGCCAAGCCACGCCGCCGAGGCCATGGAGATGGGCGCTGCGGCCTGCCTGGTGAATACCGCCATCGCCACGGCCGAAGACCCGGTGACCATGGCCCAGGCCTTTGCCTTGGGGGTTCAGGCCGGCCGTTTGGCCTATCTGTCGGGAATGCCTGCGGCCCGGTGGCAGGCCAGCGCTTCCTCGCCGCTCACCGGCTTTGTGGGGGAACTGTGA
- the thiF gene encoding sulfur carrier protein ThiS adenylyltransferase ThiF, whose amino-acid sequence MSWMPPDLPSAARARLEAARVLVVGLGGLGAHVALLLARSGVGHLVLADADRVEAANLSRQPYFPEHVGRLKAVALGELLQRIRPQMGVTLVPQFVAPDALPRLAAGCTAVVEAVDDAATKAALVEAAVAAGFRVVSASGIGGVGAGLAVRRLGRLVVVGDECTPCAGATPPLAPRVTAAAALQADVVVGWIVGNDSGTED is encoded by the coding sequence ATGAGCTGGATGCCGCCGGATTTGCCTAGTGCGGCCCGAGCGCGCCTGGAGGCGGCGCGGGTCCTGGTGGTGGGGCTCGGAGGACTCGGGGCGCACGTGGCTTTGCTCCTGGCCCGAAGCGGGGTGGGCCACTTGGTGCTGGCGGACGCAGACCGGGTGGAGGCCGCAAACCTCTCCCGCCAGCCGTACTTTCCTGAGCATGTGGGGCGTCTCAAGGCCGTGGCCTTGGGGGAGCTGCTGCAGCGGATCCGGCCGCAGATGGGGGTGACCTTGGTGCCGCAGTTCGTGGCCCCGGATGCGCTCCCCCGTCTTGCTGCAGGCTGTACGGCGGTGGTGGAGGCCGTGGACGACGCCGCCACCAAGGCGGCCCTGGTGGAGGCGGCCGTGGCGGCAGGGTTCCGGGTGGTGAGCGCCTCAGGCATCGGCGGCGTGGGGGCGGGGCTTGCGGTGCGGCGATTGGGGCGGCTGGTGGTGGTGGGCGACGAATGTACGCCCTGCGCAGGCGCCACACCACCCCTTGCCCCCCGGGTCACTGCCGCGGCGGCCTTGCAGGCGGACGTGGTTGTGGGATGGATTGTGGGGAATGATAGCGGCACGGAGGATTGA
- the thiH gene encoding 2-iminoacetate synthase ThiH — translation MSSLWQPPQFPDAAFTASAAAVSRALGQAWPRLDAVAALLSPAAEAMLEDMAAAAAERTLRHFGRARLLFTPLYVANYCENRCRYCGYAAHVTMPRRKLSLEEVAAQGERIAATGLRHLLLLTGEAPRRAGVDYIVDCVRLLAPRFPGLALEVFPLATAHYGAAVEAGVTGLTLYQETYDPEVYRAMHPAGPKADYAWRLDAPSRAAHAGMPSITLGALLGLAPWRQDVLALVAHARYLLERFPGVEIGVSLPRLRPHAGGFAAPHPVADRQFVQAILALRLALPCAGITLSTREAPRLRDGLVGLAVTKLSAGVRTSVGEVEGSEQFVINDTRSVAEVAAMLHSQGLQPVFKDWQPLVGKAVPRAA, via the coding sequence GTGAGCTCCCTGTGGCAGCCCCCGCAGTTTCCGGACGCCGCTTTTACCGCGTCAGCGGCGGCCGTATCCCGGGCCTTGGGGCAGGCCTGGCCGCGTCTCGATGCCGTGGCGGCGCTGCTTTCGCCTGCTGCCGAAGCCATGCTCGAGGACATGGCCGCCGCGGCCGCGGAGCGCACCTTGCGGCACTTCGGCCGGGCGCGGCTGCTGTTCACCCCGCTCTATGTGGCCAACTACTGCGAGAATCGCTGCCGCTACTGCGGCTATGCCGCCCACGTGACCATGCCCCGGCGCAAACTCTCCCTGGAGGAGGTGGCGGCTCAAGGGGAGCGCATCGCCGCCACAGGCCTGCGGCATCTCCTCCTCCTTACGGGCGAGGCCCCGCGCCGGGCCGGGGTGGACTACATCGTGGACTGCGTACGCCTGCTGGCCCCGCGCTTTCCCGGCCTGGCCCTGGAGGTCTTCCCGTTGGCGACGGCGCACTACGGCGCCGCCGTGGAGGCCGGCGTCACTGGTCTGACGCTCTATCAGGAGACCTACGACCCCGAGGTCTACCGCGCCATGCACCCCGCAGGCCCCAAGGCGGACTACGCCTGGCGCCTGGATGCCCCGTCCCGGGCCGCCCACGCGGGGATGCCTTCGATCACCTTGGGCGCGCTCTTGGGGCTTGCCCCCTGGCGGCAGGACGTGCTCGCCCTGGTGGCCCATGCCCGGTATCTGCTGGAGCGCTTTCCCGGGGTGGAGATCGGGGTGTCGCTGCCGCGTCTGCGCCCCCATGCCGGCGGCTTTGCCGCCCCGCATCCGGTCGCGGACCGGCAGTTCGTCCAGGCCATTTTGGCCTTGCGCCTGGCGCTGCCCTGTGCGGGGATCACCCTTTCCACCCGCGAGGCCCCGCGCCTGCGTGACGGATTGGTGGGGCTGGCGGTGACCAAGCTCTCGGCCGGGGTGCGCACGTCTGTGGGCGAGGTGGAGGGCAGTGAGCAATTTGTCATCAATGACACTCGTTCCGTGGCCGAGGTGGCGGCCATGCTCCACAGCCAGGGGCTGCAGCCGGTGTTCAAGGATTGGCAGCCCCTGGTGGGAAAAGCGGTGCCGAGGGCCGCATGA
- the thiC gene encoding phosphomethylpyrimidine synthase ThiC, translating into MTLLEAAIAGKITWAMEQVARKEGVPPERVRDGIAQGHIVIPHNTRREFVPEGIGAGLTPKVNANIGSSPADEDMDAEVRKLWAAVEAGAHSVMDLSTGPQLAAIRRRILAESPVMVGAVPIYAVAADLLAQGREIPDMTEDELFAAIEDQCAQGLDYITVHCGVTRRAVELAMDRVCGMVSRGGTILAQWMTAHGKENPLLTGYDRLLDIARRFDVTLSLGDGLRPGAGCDATDAAQVEELILLGELARRARAAGVQAMIEGPGHVPADQVAANVLLEKRLCHGAPFYVLGPLVTDVAPGYDHLVAAIGGTLAAMAGADFLCVVTPAEHLGLPGEDDIRQGVVAARIAAHAAAVARGVPAAVARDREMSACRAALDWEGMFRLALDPATARSRYALLHPEDPASTCTMCGDLCAVRRFAQCRQSCSAASSAQEASA; encoded by the coding sequence ATGACCCTATTGGAAGCTGCCATCGCCGGCAAGATCACGTGGGCCATGGAGCAGGTGGCCCGCAAGGAGGGGGTGCCCCCGGAGCGCGTGCGTGACGGCATCGCCCAGGGCCACATCGTGATCCCCCACAACACCCGCCGTGAGTTCGTCCCCGAAGGCATCGGCGCGGGCCTGACGCCCAAAGTCAACGCCAACATCGGCTCTTCTCCGGCAGACGAGGATATGGATGCCGAGGTGCGCAAACTCTGGGCCGCGGTGGAGGCGGGCGCACACAGCGTCATGGATCTCTCCACCGGGCCGCAGCTTGCGGCCATCCGCCGGCGCATCCTTGCCGAGAGCCCGGTCATGGTGGGCGCGGTGCCCATTTACGCCGTGGCTGCGGACCTCCTCGCCCAGGGGCGCGAGATCCCGGACATGACCGAAGACGAGCTCTTTGCCGCCATCGAGGACCAATGCGCCCAGGGGCTCGACTACATCACCGTGCATTGCGGGGTCACCCGCCGCGCCGTGGAGCTGGCCATGGATCGGGTCTGCGGCATGGTGAGCCGGGGAGGCACCATCCTCGCGCAGTGGATGACGGCCCACGGCAAGGAGAATCCGCTGCTCACCGGCTATGACCGCCTGCTGGACATCGCCCGGCGCTTTGACGTCACCTTGAGCCTTGGGGATGGGCTGCGGCCTGGGGCAGGCTGCGACGCCACCGATGCCGCCCAGGTGGAGGAGCTCATCCTCTTGGGCGAGCTTGCCCGGCGGGCGCGGGCCGCTGGTGTGCAGGCCATGATCGAGGGCCCAGGGCATGTGCCTGCAGACCAGGTGGCGGCCAATGTGCTGCTGGAAAAGCGCCTGTGCCACGGTGCGCCGTTCTACGTGCTCGGGCCTTTGGTGACGGATGTGGCCCCAGGCTACGACCATCTGGTGGCCGCCATTGGCGGCACGCTTGCGGCCATGGCGGGGGCGGACTTCCTCTGCGTGGTCACCCCGGCGGAGCATTTGGGCCTGCCCGGGGAAGACGACATCCGTCAGGGTGTGGTGGCGGCGCGCATTGCGGCCCATGCCGCGGCCGTGGCCCGGGGGGTGCCGGCAGCGGTGGCCCGGGACCGCGAGATGTCCGCCTGTCGGGCGGCCTTGGATTGGGAGGGGATGTTTCGCTTGGCCCTGGACCCAGCCACGGCGCGTTCCCGGTATGCCCTGCTCCACCCAGAGGATCCTGCGTCCACATGCACCATGTGCGGCGATCTGTGCGCGGTGCGGCGTTTTGCCCAGTGCCGTCAAAGCTGCAGCGCTGCTTCGTCCGCCCAGGAGGCATCCGCATGA
- the thiS gene encoding sulfur carrier protein ThiS produces the protein MQIVVNGREMTVAAGATLRQVLDDLGLGQAPVVAEVDGEIVPREQWGRLVLQPQSRVELVRFVGGG, from the coding sequence ATGCAGATCGTCGTCAATGGTCGGGAGATGACCGTCGCGGCAGGGGCCACTTTGCGGCAGGTCCTGGACGACCTTGGCCTTGGGCAGGCGCCGGTGGTGGCGGAGGTGGATGGGGAGATCGTCCCCCGGGAGCAGTGGGGGCGCTTGGTCCTCCAGCCGCAAAGCCGGGTGGAGCTGGTGCGTTTCGTGGGAGGCGGATGA
- the thiD gene encoding bifunctional hydroxymethylpyrimidine kinase/phosphomethylpyrimidine kinase: MSGSSLHPYATVLVIAGSDSCAGAGIQADLKACAALGAYALTVITAVTAQNTRGVRAVHPVPLDMVAAQVEAVLEDIPVAAVKTGMLADPAVVELVAATLERMPAVPVVVDPVMVAQSGDRLVSEAAAAAVRELLLPRAWVLTPNLPEASVLLGREVAAGDICAAQDLRAMGPRFVLLKGGHGTGAVCEDVLVGPHGAQRMVAPRLPTPNTHGTGCTLASAIAAGLAQGLGVPEATARAHGYLQRALTAGAKRVLGQGAGPVDHFGTGEDPGCRSSSMVGR; the protein is encoded by the coding sequence ATGAGCGGGTCGTCGCTGCATCCCTATGCCACGGTGCTCGTCATCGCCGGGTCGGACTCGTGCGCCGGGGCCGGCATTCAGGCCGATCTCAAGGCCTGCGCCGCCTTGGGCGCGTATGCCCTCACCGTGATCACGGCGGTGACGGCACAAAACACCCGAGGGGTGCGGGCCGTGCATCCCGTGCCGCTGGACATGGTGGCCGCCCAAGTGGAGGCCGTGCTCGAGGACATCCCGGTGGCGGCGGTGAAGACCGGGATGCTCGCGGACCCAGCGGTGGTGGAGCTGGTGGCCGCGACCCTGGAGCGCATGCCTGCGGTGCCGGTGGTGGTGGATCCGGTGATGGTGGCCCAAAGCGGCGATCGTCTGGTGTCTGAGGCCGCGGCGGCCGCTGTGCGCGAGCTGCTCCTTCCCCGCGCCTGGGTGCTCACCCCCAATCTTCCTGAGGCATCAGTACTCCTGGGCCGGGAAGTGGCGGCGGGAGACATTTGCGCCGCTCAGGACCTGCGCGCCATGGGGCCGCGTTTCGTGCTCCTCAAGGGCGGGCACGGCACAGGGGCGGTGTGCGAAGACGTGCTGGTGGGTCCGCACGGGGCGCAGCGGATGGTCGCCCCGCGCCTTCCCACCCCCAATACCCATGGTACGGGCTGTACGTTGGCTTCGGCCATCGCCGCAGGGCTCGCCCAGGGCTTGGGCGTGCCGGAAGCGACCGCCCGGGCGCATGGGTATCTCCAGCGGGCACTGACTGCCGGCGCCAAGAGGGTCCTGGGCCAGGGCGCCGGACCAGTAGATCACTTTGGTACAGGGGAGGATCCTGGATGCAGATCGTCGTCAATGGTCGGGAGATGA